The following proteins are encoded in a genomic region of Xylocopa sonorina isolate GNS202 chromosome 14, iyXylSono1_principal, whole genome shotgun sequence:
- the LOC143430484 gene encoding uncharacterized protein LOC143430484, with protein MRAGVSKMLTSVTLFLRWFNVMSGRHFGHLMAGDLILGKKLREKRCSRRIREYAESWLRERRITVRRNYDEPVKGNQKKGLPQGATVTPILYNIYTSGITDNMEKGVESLQSKGMIENPLRTLIRNLRTLKLDIAEEKTQIVNFSPKIKYGRNKIEEYRIGHTIIEESRYAKFLGITIDNQLKMDRHTIERVNKGTNAKTALVVYSTLVKSVIEYDLYLCYTSERNRNIIDKVHQAGLILCARTAIFTRHDISRVNRYEVLYSFDGRSEHICREILHHSFESFKASLILNRA; from the exons ATGCGCGCTGGCGTGTCCAAAATGTTGACATCTGTAACATTAT TCCTTAGGTGGTTTAATGTTATGTCCGGCAGG CATTTTGGTCATTTGATGGCTGGTGATCT AATACTAGGTAAAAAACTGAGGGAAAAGAGGTGTTCTAGGAGAATAAGAGAGTACGCAGAAAGCTGGCTGAGAGAGAGAAGAATAACGGTTAGAAGAAACTACGATGAACCAGTGAAAGGTAACCAAAAGAAAGGTCTTCCACAAGGAGCGACAGTTACCCCAATTCTGTACAATATCTACACATCAGGAATTACAGACAACATGGAGAAAGGGGTTGAATCGCTACA ATCCAAAGGCATGATAGAAAATCCACTAAGAACATTGATAAGAAACCTACGAACACTAAAACTGGATATAGCAGAGGAAAAAACACAGATTGTTAACTTTTCACCCAAAATAAAATATGGACGCAACAAGATAGAAGAATATAGGATAGGACACACGATAATAGAAGAAAGTAGATATGCAAAGTTTTTGGGTATAACCATAGATAATCAACTGAAAATGGACAGGCATACAATAGaaaga GTAAACAAAGGCACCAACGCCAAAACGGCGTTAGTGGTATACAGCACATTAGTAAAATCTGTTATAGAATATGACTTATACCTATGTTATACATCAGAAAGAAATAGGAACATTATAGACAAGGTCCATCAAGCAGGGTTAATCCTTTGCGCTCGAACGGCGATTTTCACTCGCCACGatatttcgcgtg TTAATAGatacgaagtattg tacagtttcgacggtcgtagcgaaCACATTTGTCGCGAAATTTTGCACCACTCGTTTGAAAGTTTCAAGGCGAGTTTGATTTTGAATCGAGCATGA